One window from the genome of Pseudomonas frederiksbergensis encodes:
- a CDS encoding putative bifunctional diguanylate cyclase/phosphodiesterase, translated as MKSQPDAASRMAAEVVTQLPVPSRLGMLRFERLNEASWALLFLDPNCERYFGLPAVELCSLVSSPYASLMEPEARYHLHDAIQQQLAQASHYLIRYTLHTAKGPMNLLETGEAYRQHNRHLLRGYLLVVDDLLQDGPSLPAVDLETQNSRLQIALELNQRAQQEQLQHLDRVRAQQDLILLLTRQRYSANNSLQEAAELITRSACDIYQIDCASIWNLEDGKLVPISAYNRASQEYFLPEVINANDFPHYMEALQTCRAIDAHNAMRDPRTREMAENLRARDVNAILDASIRIDGQVVGVLCLEQVGATRAWQSDEIAFAGELADQFAQVINNHNRRTATSALHLFQRAVEQSANAFLLVNCDGVVEYVNPSFTAITQYTTEEVHGQRLSELPALENLSELLFDAPSALAQSNSWQGEFKSRRKNLEPYWGQLSISKVYGDNRELTHYIGIYEDITQTKLAQQRIERLAYTDNLTNLGNRPAFIRNLDERFARDSDSPISLLLVDIDNFKRINDSLGHQTGDKLLISLARRLRNSLSPSGSLARFASNEFAVLLDDTDLETGQHIASQLLMTLDKPMFVDNQLISVTGSVGLACAPLHGRDPQTLMRNAGLALHKAKANGKHQVQVFTEALNAEASYKLFVENNLRRALTQNELDVFYQPKLCLRSGRLLGMEALLRWNHPEKGMIRPDQFISVAEETGLIIPIGKWIARQACRMSKQLTAVGLGNLQVAINLSPKQFSDPDLVASIASILKEEQLPARLLELELTEGLLLEATEDTHLQLDQLKRLGLTLAMDDFGTGYSSLSYLKKFPIDIIKIDRSFIHEIPDNQDDMEITSAVIAMAHNLKLKVVAEGIETAQQLAFLRRHRCDVGQGYLFDRPIPGAELIEKLKRYPRGPLV; from the coding sequence ATGAAAAGCCAACCCGATGCCGCCAGCCGTATGGCGGCCGAGGTAGTAACGCAGTTACCGGTGCCCTCGCGGCTCGGTATGCTGCGTTTCGAGCGGCTGAATGAAGCAAGCTGGGCGCTGCTGTTTCTCGATCCCAACTGCGAACGTTACTTCGGCTTGCCAGCCGTTGAGCTTTGTTCGCTGGTCAGTTCTCCTTACGCCAGCCTGATGGAACCTGAGGCACGCTATCACTTGCATGACGCGATCCAGCAGCAGCTGGCCCAGGCGTCCCACTATCTGATCCGCTACACGTTGCACACCGCCAAGGGGCCGATGAATCTGTTGGAGACCGGTGAAGCCTACAGGCAGCACAACCGTCATCTGCTGCGTGGTTATTTGCTTGTGGTGGACGACCTGTTGCAGGACGGGCCCTCCCTGCCGGCCGTTGACCTGGAAACCCAGAATTCCAGACTGCAGATCGCCCTGGAGCTCAATCAGCGCGCCCAACAGGAGCAGCTTCAGCATCTGGACCGGGTCCGCGCCCAGCAAGACTTGATCCTGCTACTGACGCGCCAGCGCTACAGCGCCAACAACTCGCTGCAAGAAGCCGCCGAACTGATTACCCGCAGCGCCTGTGACATCTACCAGATCGATTGCGCGAGCATCTGGAATCTGGAGGACGGGAAGCTGGTGCCGATCTCGGCCTATAACCGCGCCTCCCAGGAATACTTCCTGCCGGAGGTCATCAACGCCAACGATTTCCCGCACTACATGGAAGCGTTGCAGACCTGCCGCGCCATTGACGCCCACAACGCGATGCGCGACCCGCGCACGCGAGAAATGGCCGAGAACCTGCGAGCCCGGGACGTCAACGCAATACTCGACGCCAGCATCCGGATCGACGGGCAAGTGGTGGGCGTCCTGTGCCTGGAGCAAGTCGGCGCAACCCGCGCCTGGCAGTCGGACGAAATTGCCTTCGCCGGCGAGTTGGCGGACCAGTTCGCCCAGGTCATCAACAACCACAACCGCCGCACTGCCACCAGCGCCTTGCACCTGTTCCAGCGGGCCGTGGAGCAGAGCGCCAATGCGTTCCTGCTGGTCAATTGCGACGGTGTGGTGGAATACGTCAACCCAAGCTTCACCGCGATCACCCAGTACACCACCGAGGAAGTCCACGGCCAGCGCCTCTCGGAACTGCCGGCCCTGGAGAACCTCAGTGAACTACTGTTCGACGCGCCCTCGGCCCTGGCCCAGAGCAATAGTTGGCAGGGCGAGTTCAAGAGTCGGCGCAAGAACCTCGAACCGTACTGGGGCCAGTTGTCGATTTCCAAGGTCTACGGCGACAACCGTGAACTGACCCACTACATCGGCATCTACGAAGACATCACCCAGACCAAGCTGGCCCAGCAGCGCATCGAGCGCCTGGCCTACACCGACAACCTGACCAACCTGGGCAACCGTCCGGCATTTATCCGCAACCTGGATGAACGCTTCGCCCGGGACAGCGACTCGCCCATCAGCCTGTTGCTGGTGGACATCGACAACTTCAAGCGCATCAACGACAGCCTCGGTCACCAGACCGGCGATAAACTGCTGATCAGCCTGGCCCGACGCCTGCGCAACAGCCTGAGCCCCAGCGGCAGCCTGGCCCGATTCGCCAGTAACGAATTTGCCGTGCTGCTGGACGACACCGATCTTGAAACCGGCCAGCATATCGCCAGCCAACTGCTGATGACGCTCGACAAGCCGATGTTCGTCGATAACCAGTTGATCAGCGTCACGGGCTCCGTGGGCCTGGCCTGCGCACCTTTGCATGGGCGCGACCCGCAGACGCTGATGCGCAACGCCGGCCTCGCCTTGCATAAGGCCAAGGCCAACGGCAAGCATCAGGTCCAAGTGTTCACCGAGGCACTGAATGCCGAGGCCAGCTACAAGCTGTTCGTGGAAAACAACCTGCGTCGCGCCTTGACCCAGAACGAACTGGACGTGTTCTACCAGCCCAAGCTGTGCCTGCGCAGCGGCCGCCTGCTGGGCATGGAGGCGTTGCTGCGCTGGAACCACCCGGAAAAAGGCATGATCCGTCCGGACCAGTTCATCAGCGTGGCCGAGGAAACCGGCCTTATCATCCCCATCGGCAAATGGATCGCCCGCCAGGCCTGCCGAATGAGCAAACAGCTGACCGCCGTCGGCCTGGGCAATCTGCAAGTGGCGATCAACTTGTCGCCCAAACAGTTTTCCGACCCTGACTTGGTGGCCTCGATCGCCAGCATCCTCAAGGAAGAACAACTGCCCGCGCGGTTGCTGGAACTGGAATTGACCGAAGGCTTGCTGCTCGAAGCCACCGAAGACACCCACCTGCAACTCGATCAGCTCAAGCGTTTGGGCCTGACCCTGGCCATGGATGACTTCGGCACCGGTTACTCGTCCCTGAGCTACCTGAAGAAATTCCCGATCGACATCATCAAGATCGATCGCAGCTTCATCCATGAAATCCCGGACAACCAGGACGACATGGAAATCACCTCCGCCGTGATCGCCATGGCCCACAACTTGAAGCTCAAGGTAGTGGCCGAAGGCATCGAGACCGCCCAGCAGCTCGCCTTCCTGCGACGCCACCGCTGCGACGTCGGCCAAGGCTACCTCTTCGACCGGCCGATCCCTGGCGCGGAACTCATCGAGAAGCTCAAGCGCTACCCACGCGGCCCCCTGGTCTGA